A window from Setaria italica strain Yugu1 chromosome VIII, Setaria_italica_v2.0, whole genome shotgun sequence encodes these proteins:
- the LOC101784537 gene encoding protein transport protein Sec61 subunit beta-like — protein sequence MARSSSQSQSSVGGAGAGARPATVGPRGTAAAAAGMRRRRATASTGGGGFSGGGGSNMLRFYTDEAPGLRLSPTMVLVMSLCFIGFVTALHVFGKLYRSRTAAAASA from the coding sequence AtggcccgctcctcctcccagtcccagtcctccgtcggcggcgccggcgccggagcccgcCCGGCCACCGTCGGCCCGCGCGGCacggccgcagccgccgccggcatgcgccgccgccgcgccaccgccagcACCGGGGGAGGGggcttctccggcggcggcggcagcaacatGCTGCGCTTCTACACCGACGAGGCCCCGGGCCTGCGCCTCTCGCCCACCATGGTCCTCGTCATGTCCCTCTGCTTCATCGGGTTCGTCACCGCCCTCCACGTCTTCGGCAAGCTCTACCGCTCCCGCACCGCCGCAGCTGCATCCGCCTGA
- the LOC111258252 gene encoding probable serine/threonine-protein kinase PBL25, producing the protein MLSWLRRFPHDVLHRKDNGGAGRRAASSTTWRNKNNNSFTARIIRCASSAARRRFDDDDDDRQLPSSPPPPGPPPAEEEEDDDDDDYSRSKDRNNKVGVVSARAFSFRELAEAAGNFRQEHLIGEGGFGRVYKARIKEQQEQVVVAVKQLDRNGPQGNGEFVVEVLMLSMLHHPNLVSLLGYCAEGEQRLLVYEYMALGSLEDHLLLISNHPLLPWRTRMRIACGAGRGLEYLHERGVIFRDLKPSNILLDDHHNPRLSDFGLARLLPPSNSSSSSNSSSSSTGSSRVMGTYGYCAPEYLRTGKLSAKSDVYSFGVLLLELITGRRALDASRPDGEQSLVGWAAPMFGDPTRIHELVDPRLVMAMQGPPAPELKQAVGLAAMCLQEHHALRPVMTDVVFALDFLSTDRP; encoded by the coding sequence ATGTTGAGCTGGCTTCGTCGCTTCCCTCACGACGTGTTGCACAGGAAGGacaacggcggcgcggggcggagaGCGGCGTCATCGACGACGTGGAggaacaagaacaacaacagCTTCACGGCCCGGATCATCCGctgcgcctcctccgccgcccgccgccgctttgatgatgacgacgacgaccggcAGCTGCCGTCGTCGCCCCCTCCTCCAGGGCCACCAcctgcagaagaagaagaagatgatgatgacgatgattaCAGCAGAAGCAAGGATAGGAACAACAAGGTGGGCGTGGTGTCGGCGCGTGCGTTCTCGTTCCGTGagctggcggaggcggcgggcaaCTTCCGGCAGGAGCACTTGATCGGCGAGGGCGGATTCGGCCGCGTCTACAAGGCCCGCATCAAGGAGCAGCAGGAAcaagtggtggtggcggtgaagcAGCTTGACCGGAACGGGCCTCAGGGCAACGGCGAGTTCGTGGTGGAGGTGCTGATGCTGAGCATGCTGCACCACCCCAACCTGGTGAGCCTGCTGGGGTACTGCGCCGAGGGGGAGCAGCGCCTGCTCGTCTACGAGTACATGGCCCTGGGGTCCCTCGAGGATCACCTGCTGCTCATCAGCAATCATCCCCTCCTACCATGGCGCACGCGGATGCGGATCGCgtgcggcgccggccgcggcctggAGTACCTGCACGAGCGGGGCGTCATCTTCCGCGACCTCAAGCCCtccaacatcctcctcgacgaccACCACAACCCCAGGCTCTCCGACTTCGGCCTCGCAAGGCTCCTGCCCCCCTCAAATAGCAGCTCATCATcaaatagcagcagcagcagcacgggcAGCAGCCGGGTTATGGGCACCTACGGGTACTGCGCCCCCGAGTACCTCCGCACCGGCAAGCTCAGCGCCAAGTCCGACgtctacagcttcggcgtcCTGCTCCTGGAGCTCATCACCGGCCGCCGGGCACTCGACGCCAGCCGCCCTGACGGCGAGCAGAGCCTCGTGGGGTGGGCGGCGCCCATGTTCGGCGACCCCACCAGGATCCACGAGCTGGTGGACCCGCGCCTGGTGATGGCCATGCAGGGGCCCCCGGCGCCGGAGCTGAAGCAGGCCGTGGGACTCGCGGCCATGTGCCTGCAGGAGCACCACGCCCTGCGCCCCGTCATGACCGACGTCGTCTTCGCGCTCGACTTCCTCTCCACCGATCGTCCTTAg
- the LOC101784937 gene encoding E3 SUMO-protein ligase SIZ2 isoform X2, with protein sequence MPDPASTVAASRSHIESGHSVKPKKKPDNSAELNAKVRCPCGHSKPNDPMIKCVDPQCNVRQHVECVVIPENEKSAGNISPDLPSCFYCEMCRISRADPFWVTINSLLLPVLIGPCTIAADGSYTVQYTAKSFQLSRANREMLQKAEYDIQVWCILLNDKVPFRMHWPLHSDMQVNGIHVRVVNRQPSQKLGANGRDDGPLLTDYLREGPNKISLSRNDSRTFCLGIRIAKRRSLEQVLNLVPSEQDGEKFDDALARVRRCVGGGTEANNADSDSDIEVVADSVSVNLRCPMTASRIQIAGRFKPCAHMGCFDLEAFIEINQRSRKWQCPICLKNYSLENIIIDPYFNRIASLIKSCGDDTSEIDVKPDGSWRVKGRVELKDLTQWHLPDGTLCVATDTAAKPKMCIVKHEVKEEPSSEEVGCRLKLEIRKNINGQWEISKRGDSDSMLSSSNDHTRHMENKNCINLTCSTDDTDIGGEYNSEPARNDYPMTHVHDLDSSPSDKNAPPPSMEQDVIVLSDSDDDAVTVLSPSTVKCGSAHDTGNLFAPNPPETSGVCGEQLGGCPNETSFLALKEGFDDLGLSFWERPLSPRDDPTYQMFDMGTRVTDNPGEVDEPLYGGDLGVTAVAANPLEDGRDGALQACTSSERDGAISVANLGDRTQTWGDGHPENRTAGSISGAGDCLTNDRNAPQKRRNPGSGTTALDGAAVGSRNGDGVSGAASEEQRSVRLRLIISIDSESDD encoded by the exons ATGCCAGACCCTGCAAGTACTGTTGCAGCCTCAAGAAGCCACATCGAGTCAGGACACAGTGTTAAACCTAAAAAGAAACCAGATAATTCTGCTGAGTTGAATGCCAAGGTCCGCTGCCCTTGTGGTCACTCCAAGCCCAATGATCCCATGATTAAG TGTGTTGATCCACAGTGCAACGTACGGCAACATGTCGAGTGTGTTGTCATACCCGAGAATGAGAAGTCCGCAGGAAATATTTCTCCTGACTTACCTTCCTGCTTCTATTGTGAAATGTGCCGAATTAGCAGGGCTGATCC TTTCTGGGTCACCATCAACAGTCTGTTACTCCCTGTATTAATAGGACCCTGTACCATAGCAGCAGACGG GTCATATACTGTACAGTATACCGCGAAAAGCTTTCAGCTATCGAGAGCTAATAGAGAAATGCTACAGAAAGCTGAATATGATATTCAG GTTTGGTGTATCCTTCTGAATGACAAAGTACCTTTTAGGATGCACTGGCCTTTACACTCTGATATGCAAGTTAATG GTATTCATGTTAGGGTGGTCAACAGGCAACCCTCACAGAAGTTAGGGGCCAATGGTAGAGATGATGGTCCACTA TTAACAGACTACCTGAGGGAGGGGCCTAACAAGATTTCTCTGTCGAGAAATGACTCTCGTACTTTCTGTTTGGGTATCAGAATTGCCAAGAGGAGATCTCTAGAACAG GTCCTAAATTTGGTGCCAAGTGAACAAGATGGTGAGAAGTTTGATGATGCCCTTGCTCGTGTGCGTCGCTGTGTTGGTGGTGGAACTGAGGCAAACAATGCAGACAGTGATAGTGATATTGAAGTTGTGGCTGATTCTGTCTCTGTGAATCTTCGATGCCCT ATGACTGCTTCAAGGATCCAGATTGCTGGTAGGTTCAAGCCCTGTGCTCATATGGGTTGTTTTGATTTAGAAGCTTTTATTGAAATAAATCAACGTTCTCGGAAG TGGCAATGCCCAATTTGCTTGAAGAATTACTCTCTAGAGAACATAATAATTGATCCTTACTTCAACCGCATCGCTTCTTTG ATCAAAAGCTGTGGAGATGATACGTCTGAGATTGATGTCAAGCCTGATGGTTCCTGGAGAGTGAAGGGCAGAGTTGAACTGAAGGATCTTACACAGTGGCATCTACCAGATGGTACTCTCTGTGTGGCCACAGATACAGCAGCCAAACCCAAAATGTGTATTGTAAAACATGAGGTTAAAGAAGAACCATCGTCTGAAGAGGTGGGCTGTCGTCTTAAGTTGGAAATCAGAAAAAACATCAACGGCCAGTGGGAAATTAGCAAGAGAGGGGATAGTGATTCGATGCTGTCTTCTAGTAATGACCACACAAGACACATGGAAAATAAGAACTGCATCAATCTGACATGCAGTACTGATGACACAGACATTGGAGGTGAATATAATTCAGAACCAGCAAGAAATGATTATCCTATGACCCATGTCCATGATCTTGATTCTTCACCCTCAGACAAAAATGCTCCTCCACCATCAATGGAGCAGGATGTAATAGTTTTGAGTGACTCAGATGATGATGCTGTCACGGTGTTGTCTCCTAGTACTGTGAAGTGTGGCTCAGCGCATGACACTGGAAATCTGTTTGCACCCAACCCACCTGAAACTTCAGGAGTGTGTGGGGAACAGCTGGGTGGATGCCCAAATGAAACCTCGTTTCTTGCATTAAAAGAAGGTTTTGATGATCTGGGGCTGTCATTTTGGGAGCGTCCTCTCAGTCCCCGAGATGATCCTACTTACCAGATGTTTGATATGGGTACACGGGTGACAGATAATCCAGGTGAAGTTGATGAGCCACTCTATGGTGGCGATTTGGGAGTGACAGCGGTGGCAGCAAACCCGCTGGAAGATGGGCGTGATGGTGCATTGCAAGCTTGCACGTCTAGTGAAAGAGATGGTGCCATTAGTGTTGCTAACTTGGGTGACCGGACTCAAACATGGGGTGATGGCCATCCTGAGAACCGGACAGCTGGCAGTATCAGTGGCGCTGGTGATTGTTTAACTAATGACAGAAATGCGCCTCAGAAAAGAAGGAACCCTGGAAGTGGAACAACAGCTTTAGATG GTGCAGCCGTGGGGAGCAGGAATGGCGATGGGGTGAGTGGAGCAGCATCTGAGGAGCAACGTTCAGTTCGACTAAGATTGATAATAAGCATTGACTCGGAATCTGATGATTAG
- the LOC101784937 gene encoding E3 SUMO-protein ligase SIZ2 isoform X1, with protein MAPPDDPVLAACKQKLGHFRIKELKDVLHQLGLPKQGKKQELAERVMAAMLNQQDQVSETNGLPNANMVGREMAVKIVEDVFRKMPDPASTVAASRSHIESGHSVKPKKKPDNSAELNAKVRCPCGHSKPNDPMIKCVDPQCNVRQHVECVVIPENEKSAGNISPDLPSCFYCEMCRISRADPFWVTINSLLLPVLIGPCTIAADGSYTVQYTAKSFQLSRANREMLQKAEYDIQVWCILLNDKVPFRMHWPLHSDMQVNGIHVRVVNRQPSQKLGANGRDDGPLLTDYLREGPNKISLSRNDSRTFCLGIRIAKRRSLEQVLNLVPSEQDGEKFDDALARVRRCVGGGTEANNADSDSDIEVVADSVSVNLRCPMTASRIQIAGRFKPCAHMGCFDLEAFIEINQRSRKWQCPICLKNYSLENIIIDPYFNRIASLIKSCGDDTSEIDVKPDGSWRVKGRVELKDLTQWHLPDGTLCVATDTAAKPKMCIVKHEVKEEPSSEEVGCRLKLEIRKNINGQWEISKRGDSDSMLSSSNDHTRHMENKNCINLTCSTDDTDIGGEYNSEPARNDYPMTHVHDLDSSPSDKNAPPPSMEQDVIVLSDSDDDAVTVLSPSTVKCGSAHDTGNLFAPNPPETSGVCGEQLGGCPNETSFLALKEGFDDLGLSFWERPLSPRDDPTYQMFDMGTRVTDNPGEVDEPLYGGDLGVTAVAANPLEDGRDGALQACTSSERDGAISVANLGDRTQTWGDGHPENRTAGSISGAGDCLTNDRNAPQKRRNPGSGTTALDGAAVGSRNGDGVSGAASEEQRSVRLRLIISIDSESDD; from the exons GAACTAGCAGAAAGAGTTATGGCAGCAATGTTGAATCAGCAAGATCAAG TCTCCGAAACGAATGGTTTACCAAATGCAAACATGGTTGGAAGAGAAATGGCGGTGAAAATAGTGGAGGACGTTTTTAG GAAAATGCCAGACCCTGCAAGTACTGTTGCAGCCTCAAGAAGCCACATCGAGTCAGGACACAGTGTTAAACCTAAAAAGAAACCAGATAATTCTGCTGAGTTGAATGCCAAGGTCCGCTGCCCTTGTGGTCACTCCAAGCCCAATGATCCCATGATTAAG TGTGTTGATCCACAGTGCAACGTACGGCAACATGTCGAGTGTGTTGTCATACCCGAGAATGAGAAGTCCGCAGGAAATATTTCTCCTGACTTACCTTCCTGCTTCTATTGTGAAATGTGCCGAATTAGCAGGGCTGATCC TTTCTGGGTCACCATCAACAGTCTGTTACTCCCTGTATTAATAGGACCCTGTACCATAGCAGCAGACGG GTCATATACTGTACAGTATACCGCGAAAAGCTTTCAGCTATCGAGAGCTAATAGAGAAATGCTACAGAAAGCTGAATATGATATTCAG GTTTGGTGTATCCTTCTGAATGACAAAGTACCTTTTAGGATGCACTGGCCTTTACACTCTGATATGCAAGTTAATG GTATTCATGTTAGGGTGGTCAACAGGCAACCCTCACAGAAGTTAGGGGCCAATGGTAGAGATGATGGTCCACTA TTAACAGACTACCTGAGGGAGGGGCCTAACAAGATTTCTCTGTCGAGAAATGACTCTCGTACTTTCTGTTTGGGTATCAGAATTGCCAAGAGGAGATCTCTAGAACAG GTCCTAAATTTGGTGCCAAGTGAACAAGATGGTGAGAAGTTTGATGATGCCCTTGCTCGTGTGCGTCGCTGTGTTGGTGGTGGAACTGAGGCAAACAATGCAGACAGTGATAGTGATATTGAAGTTGTGGCTGATTCTGTCTCTGTGAATCTTCGATGCCCT ATGACTGCTTCAAGGATCCAGATTGCTGGTAGGTTCAAGCCCTGTGCTCATATGGGTTGTTTTGATTTAGAAGCTTTTATTGAAATAAATCAACGTTCTCGGAAG TGGCAATGCCCAATTTGCTTGAAGAATTACTCTCTAGAGAACATAATAATTGATCCTTACTTCAACCGCATCGCTTCTTTG ATCAAAAGCTGTGGAGATGATACGTCTGAGATTGATGTCAAGCCTGATGGTTCCTGGAGAGTGAAGGGCAGAGTTGAACTGAAGGATCTTACACAGTGGCATCTACCAGATGGTACTCTCTGTGTGGCCACAGATACAGCAGCCAAACCCAAAATGTGTATTGTAAAACATGAGGTTAAAGAAGAACCATCGTCTGAAGAGGTGGGCTGTCGTCTTAAGTTGGAAATCAGAAAAAACATCAACGGCCAGTGGGAAATTAGCAAGAGAGGGGATAGTGATTCGATGCTGTCTTCTAGTAATGACCACACAAGACACATGGAAAATAAGAACTGCATCAATCTGACATGCAGTACTGATGACACAGACATTGGAGGTGAATATAATTCAGAACCAGCAAGAAATGATTATCCTATGACCCATGTCCATGATCTTGATTCTTCACCCTCAGACAAAAATGCTCCTCCACCATCAATGGAGCAGGATGTAATAGTTTTGAGTGACTCAGATGATGATGCTGTCACGGTGTTGTCTCCTAGTACTGTGAAGTGTGGCTCAGCGCATGACACTGGAAATCTGTTTGCACCCAACCCACCTGAAACTTCAGGAGTGTGTGGGGAACAGCTGGGTGGATGCCCAAATGAAACCTCGTTTCTTGCATTAAAAGAAGGTTTTGATGATCTGGGGCTGTCATTTTGGGAGCGTCCTCTCAGTCCCCGAGATGATCCTACTTACCAGATGTTTGATATGGGTACACGGGTGACAGATAATCCAGGTGAAGTTGATGAGCCACTCTATGGTGGCGATTTGGGAGTGACAGCGGTGGCAGCAAACCCGCTGGAAGATGGGCGTGATGGTGCATTGCAAGCTTGCACGTCTAGTGAAAGAGATGGTGCCATTAGTGTTGCTAACTTGGGTGACCGGACTCAAACATGGGGTGATGGCCATCCTGAGAACCGGACAGCTGGCAGTATCAGTGGCGCTGGTGATTGTTTAACTAATGACAGAAATGCGCCTCAGAAAAGAAGGAACCCTGGAAGTGGAACAACAGCTTTAGATG GTGCAGCCGTGGGGAGCAGGAATGGCGATGGGGTGAGTGGAGCAGCATCTGAGGAGCAACGTTCAGTTCGACTAAGATTGATAATAAGCATTGACTCGGAATCTGATGATTAG